From the genome of Maniola jurtina chromosome 26, ilManJurt1.1, whole genome shotgun sequence:
GGCAAACGGGTTATCAAAGTAGATATTTCCGCTCTGAAATGCAGGCTTTGCGATCAGAAGCATTCAGACCTTGATGATATCAGAAAACATTTAGCTGCAATACACAATCAAGAGTTTAATACTGCAGGGAATGGTCTAATGGCTTATAATCTGAGTATAACCAAAGGTCTTCTATCATGTCACAAGTGTGGGAAGACTTTCAACTCATTCTTCCTTCTCAACAGACATATGAATGTCCACTTCAGCGTCGTATGCGAAACATGTGGCCTTGGCTTCATATCTCACCAACGTTTGATCAACCATCGCATAGTCCACCAAAATGGGGTACACAAATGCGACAGGTGTCAAGAAGTTTTCCCAACGAAATTAAAACTTAgatatcatttatttaaaaagcacGAAGAACCAAATTCGAAGAAAAGTAAACCGTTGAAATGCCCGCATTGCTTGGAAAGGTTTTCCGAGCACTACAGGAAGATGACGCATTTGAAAGAAGTGCATGGGATAACTTTTACATTTGACTGTCAAGTTTGTAAAACTATATACCCCACGCGAAGAGCTTTGACAGAGCACACAACGAAACAACATACTCAGACTATACAGTGTAAAGTATGTGGCAAATGTTTTGGGACGAAATCCTTGTTGAAGATGCATATGCGAGGGCATACAGGCGAGCGGAATTTCTATTGCACGGTATGCCACAAGGCTTACATGCATGAAAGGACGTTAAAGGAACATATGAGGGTACACGGCCCAGTCTGGAAGTTCACTTGTACGGAATGTGGGAACGGGTTTCACAACCGCAACGATTATAATAATCATGTCAAGCAGTGGCACCCTCAGTGGCAGTTTAGGACTATTGTAAAGAACTTTGGTACTGGAGTAATAAGTTAGGCCGCGTTGCCACTGTCGTGGTGACAGGTAGTCGAGTAGTTTAAAGCATCATGCCTTGTATATTTGAATGGAGGTCTTCGCATATGGACGGCAAGATTAGCTGTCATCCATGACTTTTGAAGAGCTTTGACAGAGCACACAACGAAACAACATACTCAGACTATACAGTGTAAAGTGTGTGGGAAATGTTTTGGAACGAAATCCTTGTTGAAGATGCATATGCGAGGGCATACAGGCGAACGGAATTTCTATTGCATGGTATGCCACAAGGCTTACATGCATGAAAGGACGTTAAAGGAACATATGAGGGTACACGGCACAGTCTGGAAGTTCACTTGTACGGAATGTGGGAACGGGTTTCACAACCGCAACGATTATAACAAGCATGTCAAACAGTGGCACCCTCAGTGGCAGTTTAGGACTATTGTAAAGAACTTTGGTACTGGAGTAGTAAGTTAGGCCGCGTTGCCACTGTCGTGGTGACAGGTAGTCGAGTAGTTTAAAGAATCATGGCTTGTATATTTGAATGGAGGTCTTCGCATATGGACGGCAAGATTAACTGTCATCCATGACTTTTGAAGAGCTTTGACAGAGCACACAACGAAACAGCATACTCAGACTATACAGTGTAGTGTGTGGGAAATGTTTTGGAACGAAATCCTTGTTGAAGATGCATATGCGAGGGCATACAGGCGAACGGAATTTCTATTGCATGGTATGCCACAAGGCTTACATGCATGAAAGGACGTTAAAGGAACATATGAGGGTACACGGCACAGTCTGGAAGTTCACTTGTACGGAATGTGGGAACGGGTTTCACAACCGCAACGATTATAACAAGCATGTCAAACAGTGGCACCCTCAGTGGCAGTTTAGGACTATTGTAAAGAACTTTGGTACTGGAGTAGTAAGTTAGGCCGCGTTGCCACTGTCGTGGTGACAGGTAGTCGAGTAGTTTAAAGAATCATGGCTTGTATATTTGAATGGAGGTCTTCGCATATGGACGGCAAGATTAACTGTCATCCATGACTTTTGAAGAGCTTTGACAGAGCACACAACGAAACAGCATACTCAGACTATACAGTGTAGTGTGTGGGAAATGTTTTGGAACGAAATCCTTGTTGAAGATGCATATGCGAGGGCATACAGGCGAACGGAATTTCTATTGCTCGGTATGCCACAAGGCGTACATGCATGAAAGGACGTTAAAGGAACATATGAGGGTACACGGCCCAGTCTGGAAGTTCACTTGTACGGAATGTGGGAACGGGTTTCACAACCGCAACGATTATAACAAGCATGTCAAACAGTGGCACCCTCAGTGGCAGTTTAGGACTATTGTAAAGAACTTTGGTACTGGGGTAATAAGTTAGGTCACCTCTCCACTCTGTCGTAATGACAGGTAGTCAAGTAGTTTAAAGCATCATGGCTTGTATATTTGAATGGAGGTCTTCGCATATGGACGGCAAGATTAGCTGTCATCCATGACTTTTGAAGAGCTTTGACAGAGCACACAACGAAACAACATACTCAGACTATACAGTGTAAAGTGTGTGGGAAATGTTTTGGAACGAAATCCTTGTTGAAGATGCATATGCGAGGGCATACAGGCGAACGGAATTTCTATTGCATGGTATGCCACAAGGCTTACATGCATGAAAGGACGTTAAAGGAACATATGAGGGTACACGGCACAGTCTGGAAGTTCACTTGTACGGAATGTGGGAACGGGTTTCACAACCGCAACGATTATAACAAGCATGTCAAACAGTGGCACCCTCAGTGGCAGTTTAGGACTATTGTAAAGAACTTTGGTACTGGAGTAGTAAGTTAGGCCGCGTTGCCACTGTCGTGGTGACAGGTAGTCGAGTAGTTTAAAGAATCATGGCTTGTATATTTGAATGGAGGTCTTCGCATATGGACGGCAAGATTAACTGTCATCCATGACTTTTGAAGAGCTTTGACAGAGCACACAACGAAACAGCATACTCAGACTATACAGTGTAGTGTGTGGGAAATGTTTTGGAACGAAATCCTTGTTGAAGATGCATATGCGAGGGCATACAGGCGAACGGAATTTCTATTGCTCGGTATGCCACAAGGCTTACATGCATGAAAGGACGTTAAAGGAACATATGAGGGTACACGGCCCAGTCTGGAAGTTCACTTGTACGGAATGTGGGAACGGGTTTCACAATCGTAACGATTATAACAAGCATGTGAAACAGTGGCACCCTCAGTGGCAGTTTAGGACTATTGTAAAGAACTTTGGTACTGGTGTAATAAGTTAGGCCGCGTTGCCACTGTCGTGGTGACAGGTAGTCGAGTAGTTTAAAGCATCATGCCTTGTATATTTGAATGGAGGTCTTCGCATATGGACGGCAAGATTAACTGTCATCCATGACTTTTGAAGAGCTTTGACAGAGCACACAACGAAACAGCATACTCAGACTATTCAGTGTAAAGTGTGTGGGAAATGTTTTGGGACGAA
Proteins encoded in this window:
- the LOC123878282 gene encoding zinc finger protein 780A-like, which codes for MIFWFTVLPGTQRPTPRTSIWQMTIYERLNAATFLEHTTVTPFFYQQANFKCFYCSQIFPEVNSVLKHTTLHSVPDRSTLLKQYLRKGKRVIKVDISALKCRLCDQKHSDLDDIRKHLAAIHNQEFNTAGNGLMAYNLSITKGLLSCHKCGKTFNSFFLLNRHMNVHFSVVCETCGLGFISHQRLINHRIVHQNGVHKCDRCQEVFPTKLKLRYHLFKKHEEPNSKKSKPLKCPHCLERFSEHYRKMTHLKEVHGITFTFDCQVCKTIYPTRRALTEHTTKQHTQTIQCKVCGKCFGTKSLLKMHMRGHTGERNFYCTVCHKAYMHERTLKEHMRVHGPVWKFTCTECGNGFHNRNDYNNHVKQWHPQWQFRTIVKNFGTGVIS